The following are from one region of the Deltaproteobacteria bacterium genome:
- a CDS encoding glycosyltransferase, which produces MAPSTKTAPKSPTPLPHPGTEALREYTHALIPWQLGHHFPTAPVPKKETCPDRELKAALRPPREHVLLLGLGDGALAAALAKALPAERTLTVCTLNPADVRPTLAEQAPWWSDGRHTILADTSPRAILLLLHAFGRNPAQCTMILNSTLSEEERQTHRALQRLLLKTERLEPDTQPALSGNPEDVTIAAILHPDEPRLEEFFAAIPAWAREMIVVWDADAPPTPRPDAACPTRHLARRLDKDFAAQRNVALAHAQGEWIFFLDSDERLAAEDWAALPGLTARARTLGAGGVAWPRMTFWPDEEHVLAGFGLWPDLQLRLMPVSPGLRFERPVHEVVVGLPGPVLIDAGRQIRHYSRLFKNPEALAAKLRVFDDAAGQRLHRLNDTYPTLPTEFMRRVSAAFRHHALLRLRAL; this is translated from the coding sequence ATGGCGCCATCCACCAAAACCGCCCCGAAGTCACCCACGCCCCTCCCGCACCCGGGAACCGAGGCACTGCGCGAATACACCCACGCGCTCATCCCCTGGCAGCTGGGCCACCATTTCCCCACGGCTCCGGTTCCGAAGAAGGAAACCTGCCCGGACCGGGAGCTCAAGGCCGCGCTGCGGCCCCCCCGTGAACACGTCCTGCTGCTTGGCCTTGGCGACGGCGCGCTGGCCGCGGCCCTGGCCAAGGCCCTGCCCGCCGAGCGCACCTTGACCGTGTGCACCCTGAACCCCGCTGACGTCCGTCCAACGCTTGCGGAGCAGGCCCCGTGGTGGTCGGACGGCAGACACACCATCCTGGCCGATACGTCCCCGCGCGCCATCCTGCTCCTGCTCCATGCGTTCGGGCGCAACCCAGCCCAGTGCACGATGATCCTCAACTCCACCCTGTCCGAAGAAGAACGTCAGACGCACCGGGCGCTGCAACGCCTTCTCCTCAAAACAGAACGCCTTGAACCCGACACCCAGCCCGCTCTCTCGGGCAACCCCGAAGACGTGACCATCGCGGCCATCCTGCACCCGGACGAACCACGTCTGGAGGAGTTCTTCGCCGCGATCCCGGCCTGGGCACGGGAAATGATCGTGGTCTGGGACGCCGACGCGCCACCAACACCCCGCCCAGACGCGGCATGTCCGACACGGCACCTGGCCCGCAGACTGGACAAGGACTTCGCGGCCCAGCGCAATGTCGCCCTCGCGCACGCCCAAGGTGAATGGATATTTTTTCTGGACAGTGACGAACGCCTGGCCGCCGAAGACTGGGCGGCCCTGCCCGGATTGACCGCCAGGGCCAGAACGCTGGGAGCCGGGGGCGTGGCGTGGCCGCGCATGACCTTCTGGCCCGACGAGGAGCACGTTCTGGCCGGATTCGGATTGTGGCCGGACCTGCAACTTCGGCTTATGCCCGTGAGCCCTGGTTTACGGTTCGAGCGCCCCGTGCATGAGGTTGTCGTCGGTCTGCCTGGGCCGGTGCTCATCGACGCGGGGAGACAAATCCGCCACTACTCGCGGTTGTTCAAGAATCCCGAGGCACTGGCCGCCAAACTGCGCGTTTTCGATGACGCCGCCGGACAGCGGCTCCACCGCCTGAACGACACGTACCCGACGTTGCCCACGGAGTTCATGCGCCGCGTTTCTGCCGCCTTCAGGCATCACGCCCTGCTGCGGCTTCGCGCCCTCTAA